A stretch of Triticum aestivum cultivar Chinese Spring chromosome 1D, IWGSC CS RefSeq v2.1, whole genome shotgun sequence DNA encodes these proteins:
- the LOC123183171 gene encoding subtilisin-like protease SBT3.6, with product MGLQMCSSSSSSQHARVAALVLLPLLCFSMVLSRAHGGESRKVYVAYLGDVKHGHPDEVVASHHDMLTTLLQSKEDASASMVYNYKHGFSGFAAMLTADQATRLAEFPGVISVEPSKTYRTTTTRSWDFLGLNYPSSHTPASELLQASNYGEDIIIGVVDTGIWPESRSFSDQGYGPVPSRWKGKCQVGPDWGSNNCSRKIIGARFYTAGVPKEYFEGEPLSPRDHAGHGTHTASTAAGSAVGQEAASFHGIAAGVARGGAPHARIAVYKSCWSKEGHCPTPAVLAAIDDAIHDGVDVLSLSLEMSENSYGTLHAVLKGIVMVHTAGNAGPHMQTIRDTSPWAITVAATNIDRPFDTVITLGNKQQIVGQSLYYQGKKSSSSRSSFGDFGCLRSCTAEVFDGAQDLKGAILLCNDQREALFPAAQYLMDGGGTGLIIVSSTPDDMRPVTDCEGIACVVVNIDDAERMCQYSEDTSSAQAKIEPAGTVTGKEILAPKVAIFSSRGPSVTYPAILKPDIAAPGANILAAKQDGYVFKSGTSMAAPHVAGIAALLKVLHPYWSPAAIKSAMVTTAHVTDERGMPIMAEGISRKIADPFDYGGGTINPCGAAHPGLIYDIDPSDYSKFFKCTISNKRTPVDCNTTTMQPAYYLNLPSISVPDLRHPITVSRTVTNVGEVNSVYHAAVQSPAGVKMEVVPPVLVFDATNKVQTYQVKLSPMWKLHGYYTFGSLTWHNDQKTVRIPIVTRLTIEEFY from the exons ATGGGATTGCAGAtgtgctcttcttcctcttcctcgcagCACGCACGGGTGGCTGCTTTGGTGCTCCTACCGCTGCTTTGCTTTTCCATGGTGTTATCCAGAGCACACGGAGGAGAGTCTCGCAAG GTTTATGTAGCTTACCTAGGCGACGTGAAGCACGGGCACCCGGACGAGGTCGTCGCCTCGCACCATGACATGCTCACCACTCTTCTCCAAAG CAAGGAGGATGCTTCGGCCTCCATGGTCTACAACTACAAGCATGGTTTCTCGGGCTTTGCCGCCATGCTCACCGCGGACCAAGCAACAAGGCTTGCAG AGTTTCCGGGAGTCATCAGTGTTGAACCGAGCAAAACATACAGGACCACCACCACACGGAGCTGGGACTTTCTTGGGCTCAACTACCCGTCCTCCCATACGCCGGCCAGTGAGCTACTCCAGGCAAGCAACTACGGAGAGGATATAATCATCGGTGTGGTTGACACCG GGATCTGGCCGGAGTCGAGAAGCTTCAGCGACCAAGGGTACGGGCCCGTGCCATCAAGGTGGAAAGGAAAATGCCAGGTTGGGCCAGACTGGGGCAGCAACAACTGCAGCCGAAAGATCATTGGCGCACGGTTCTACACCGCCGGGGTCCCCAAAGAATACTTCGAAGGAGAACCACTCTCGCCACGGGACCATGCCGGCCACGGCACACACACGGCCTCCACCGCGGCTGGCTCGGCTGTGGGGCAGGAAGCTGCCAGCTTCCATGGCATTGCCGCGGGGGTCGCACGGGGAGGCGCGCCACACGCTCGCATCGCAGTGTACAAGTCCTGCTGGAGCAAGGAGGGCCACTGCCCCACGCCGGCCGTGCTAGCCGCCATCGACGACGCCATCCATGACGGGGTGGACGTTCTGTCATTGTCCCTGGAAATGAGCGAGAATTCATACGGTACACTACATGCGGTCCTGAAGGGGATCGTCATGGTGCACACCGCTGGCAACGCTGGGCCGCATATGCAGACCATCAGGGACACCTCGCCGTGGGCCATCACCGTCGCGGCGACCAACATCGATCGCCCGTTCGATACAGTGATCACGTTGGGAAACAAGCAACAAATAGTG GGACAATCTCTCTATTACCAAGGGAAGAAGAGCTCATCATCCAGGAGCAGTTTCGGAGATTTTGGATGTTTACGATC TTGTACCGCAGAGGTTTTTGACGGCGCCCAAGACCTGAAAGGGGCGATCCTCCTCTGCAACGATCAAAGGGAAGCTTTATTCCCGGCGGCGCAATACCTCATGGATGGAGGAGGAACCGGACTCATCATCGTGTCATCCACGCCGGACGACATGAGACCCGTGACAGATTGCGAAGGCATCGCCTGTGTAGTTGTCAACATCGACGACGCGGAGAGGATGTGCCAATACTCCGAGGACACAAG CTCTGCCCAGGCAAAGATTGAACCGGCGGGCACCGTTACGGGCAAGGAGATACTGGCCCCAAAAGTGGCCATCTTCTCCTCCAGAGGCCCATCTGTTACTTACCCCGCCATTCTCAAG CCTGACATAGCTGCACCTGGAGCCAACATCCTGGCAGCAAAACAAGATGGCTACGTATTTAAGTCAGGGACGTCCATGGCAGCCCCTCATGTAGCGGGCATCGCAGCGCTACTCAAAGTTCTGCACCCATACTGGTCTCCTGCGGCAATAAAATCTGCCATGGTTACCACTG CCCATGTAACCGATGAACGTGGCATGCCGATAATGGCGGAAGGAATATCGCGGAAGATCGCCGACCCATTCGACTACGGAGGCGGGACCATCAATCCTTGCGGGGCGGCTCATCCCGGCCTCATATATGACATCGATCCAAGTGATTACAGCAAATTCTTCAAATGCACCATCAGCAACAAGAGGACACCCGTGGATTGCAACACCACCACCATGCAACCAGCGTATTACTTGAACCTGCCATCCATATCGGTTCCCGATCTCAGGCATCCCATCACCGTTTCCAGGACTGTGACCAATGTCGGCGAGGTCAATTCTGTGTACCATGCCGCAGTCCAGAGCCCAGCAGGAGTCAAGATGGAGGTCGTCCCGCCCGTTCTTGTGTTCGACGCTACCAACAAAGTTCAGACGTATCAGGTGAAGCTATCACCTATGTGGAAGTTGCACGGGTACTACACATTTGGTAGCCTTACCTGGCATAACGACCAAAAGACAGTGAGGATTCCAATTGTGACACGACTTACAATTGAAGAATTCTACTGA